In Bacillus sp. NP247, one DNA window encodes the following:
- a CDS encoding MFS transporter, producing MIDTADASISNHMYTEEEQQKLYKRTLIIVSISQMFGGAGLAAGITVGALLAQQMLGTDAFAGLPAAMFTLGSAVAAFFVGKLSQKYGRRIGLATGFIVGGLGAIGVVLAALTNNIILLLVSLLIYGSGTATNLQARYAGTDLADKKQRATAISITMVMTTFGAVVGPNLVGVMGDFAHSIGIPELAGPFILSAAAFILAGLVLFVMLRPDPLIIANIIETYKQEHTYKGQRVTEEMIENKRGVTVGAIVMILTQIVMVAIMTMTPVHMGHHGHGLSAVGLVIGFHVGAMYLPSLVTGMLIDKIGRTKMSIAGGVILLAAGVIAAIAPSDSLILLIVALSLLGLGWNLGLISGTAQIVDSTTPSTRAKTQGKIDVFIALAGASGGAMSGMVVANSSYAALSLAGGLLALLLIPVVMWSRLGKKNS from the coding sequence ATGATAGATACAGCAGATGCTTCAATAAGTAATCATATGTATACAGAAGAAGAACAACAAAAATTATATAAACGAACGTTAATAATCGTAAGTATTTCACAAATGTTTGGCGGAGCGGGATTAGCTGCTGGAATTACAGTAGGTGCACTTCTTGCACAGCAAATGCTTGGAACAGATGCATTTGCAGGATTACCGGCCGCTATGTTTACATTGGGATCTGCGGTAGCGGCTTTCTTTGTTGGGAAGTTATCGCAAAAATATGGTCGCCGAATAGGGCTTGCAACAGGGTTTATAGTAGGGGGACTAGGGGCTATTGGAGTTGTATTGGCTGCTTTAACAAATAATATTATTCTATTACTAGTCTCTTTACTCATATATGGTTCAGGTACAGCTACAAATTTACAAGCTCGTTATGCTGGTACCGATTTAGCGGATAAGAAGCAGCGAGCAACTGCTATTAGTATTACTATGGTAATGACGACTTTCGGTGCGGTAGTTGGTCCGAATTTAGTAGGCGTAATGGGGGATTTTGCCCATTCAATTGGAATTCCTGAACTAGCTGGTCCGTTCATATTATCGGCAGCGGCATTTATACTTGCGGGCCTTGTCCTTTTTGTTATGCTTCGTCCAGATCCATTAATTATTGCTAACATAATAGAAACATATAAACAAGAACATACATATAAAGGGCAACGAGTAACAGAAGAAATGATAGAAAATAAACGTGGTGTTACTGTTGGAGCAATCGTAATGATACTTACTCAAATAGTGATGGTTGCGATTATGACGATGACTCCAGTTCACATGGGACACCACGGTCATGGATTAAGTGCAGTAGGTCTCGTGATTGGTTTTCATGTAGGTGCAATGTACCTTCCATCACTTGTTACAGGAATGTTAATTGATAAAATTGGCCGTACTAAGATGAGTATAGCTGGTGGGGTGATTTTACTTGCAGCGGGTGTCATAGCTGCGATAGCACCGAGTGATTCTTTAATATTATTAATTGTTGCTCTTTCTTTACTTGGATTAGGATGGAATCTCGGATTGATTAGTGGTACAGCACAAATCGTTGACTCCACAACTCCTTCTACACGTGCTAAAACACAAGGGAAAATAGATGTTTTTATTGCGTTAGCCGGAGCTTCAGGTGGAGCGATGTCAGGAATGGTAGTAGCTAATTCCAGTTATGCGGCATTATCATTAGCGGGAGGCTTGTTAGCATTATTGCTAATTCCTGTTGTGATGTGGTCTCGGTTAGGTAAAAAAAATTCATGA
- a CDS encoding ketoacyl-ACP synthase III, with product MNSKSRITAIGTYVPDQVLSNNDLEKMVHTNDEWIVQRTGMKERRIANEDEYSSHLAIKAIENLCTTYKKNLEDIDCIIVATTTADYVFPSVACQIQQYFNIPHTLAFDLNATCAGFTYGLHVGNSLITSGSHQKVLVIATETLSKVTDYTDRTTCILFGDGAGAILLERDENKPSFIAAHMGTNGDGGIHLYRTNLSTTMNGTPLQTSEKIVQNGREVYKWAVRTVPNGIKELLHTANLQINDIDWFIPHSANLRMIESICEKSKISIQKTLTSVEDMGNTSSVSIPLALDLARKEGRLNNGDTLLLYGFGGGLTHLGLIVEWDLS from the coding sequence ATGAATTCTAAATCTCGTATTACCGCAATTGGTACTTATGTTCCAGATCAAGTATTGTCTAATAACGATTTAGAAAAGATGGTCCATACGAATGATGAATGGATTGTACAAAGAACAGGCATGAAAGAAAGAAGAATTGCTAACGAAGACGAATACTCCTCACACTTAGCCATTAAAGCCATCGAAAATTTATGTACAACATATAAGAAAAACTTAGAAGATATTGACTGTATCATCGTCGCTACAACTACTGCTGATTATGTTTTTCCTAGTGTTGCTTGCCAAATACAACAATACTTCAACATACCTCATACACTAGCTTTTGATTTAAATGCAACTTGCGCTGGTTTCACATACGGACTGCATGTCGGTAATAGCTTAATCACTTCTGGATCACATCAAAAAGTACTCGTCATAGCGACAGAGACATTATCTAAAGTTACTGATTACACCGATAGAACGACCTGTATTTTGTTCGGTGATGGCGCTGGAGCTATTTTATTAGAAAGAGATGAAAACAAACCAAGCTTTATCGCTGCTCACATGGGAACAAACGGTGACGGTGGCATTCATCTATACAGAACAAACTTATCTACTACTATGAATGGCACACCACTACAAACAAGTGAAAAAATCGTTCAAAATGGAAGAGAAGTATATAAATGGGCTGTACGAACAGTACCAAACGGCATAAAAGAACTATTACATACTGCAAATTTGCAAATAAATGATATAGACTGGTTCATACCACATAGTGCTAACTTAAGAATGATTGAATCTATTTGCGAAAAATCAAAAATATCTATTCAAAAAACATTAACGAGTGTGGAAGATATGGGGAATACATCTTCCGTCTCTATTCCACTCGCTTTAGATTTAGCTAGAAAAGAAGGAAGATTAAATAACGGAGACACACTTTTGCTATACGGATTTGGCGGTGGACTTACGCATTTAGGGCTTATTGTGGAGTGGGATTTAAGTTAA
- a CDS encoding cobalamin biosynthesis protein CbiN, protein MKKFLRMLPVVIICSFILIVFPDKSYACDCIKKSPEDAFQKNDVVFEGKVIEVGRKEGIGTEVLFEVKNIWKGTSSSQIIIYTSVSSCAFPFVKGGEYLIFSSYRGEGKLETSLCSGTKRIDEAEIEKNALSHIAKESTPTKKVELKDEMVSGLSWWQVTIISIGLLLIIAVVIFIVRRKRKK, encoded by the coding sequence TTGAAAAAATTTTTGCGCATGTTGCCTGTTGTCATTATTTGTAGCTTTATTCTTATTGTTTTTCCAGATAAATCTTATGCTTGTGACTGTATTAAAAAATCCCCAGAGGATGCATTTCAAAAAAATGATGTGGTGTTTGAGGGGAAAGTAATTGAGGTTGGAAGGAAAGAAGGGATTGGAACTGAAGTTTTATTTGAAGTGAAGAATATTTGGAAAGGGACAAGTTCTTCGCAAATTATTATATATACAAGTGTTAGTAGCTGTGCATTTCCTTTTGTAAAGGGAGGAGAGTACTTAATCTTTTCTTCATATAGAGGAGAGGGGAAATTAGAGACATCTTTATGCAGTGGGACGAAGAGAATAGATGAGGCAGAAATTGAGAAAAATGCTTTAAGTCATATTGCAAAAGAGTCAACTCCGACGAAGAAAGTGGAGTTAAAAGATGAAATGGTGAGCGGTTTAAGTTGGTGGCAAGTGACTATCATTTCTATAGGTCTGTTATTAATAATTGCTGTTGTTATTTTCATTGTGAGAAGAAAGCGCAAAAAATGA